One genomic segment of Bacteroides caccae includes these proteins:
- a CDS encoding SufE family protein, translated as MSINELQDEVIAEFSDFDDWMDRYQLLIDLGNEQEPLEEKYKTEQNLIEGCQSRVWLQADEVDGKIVFKAESDALIVKGIIALLIKVLSGHTPDEILNTDLYFIDKIGLKEHLSPTRSNGLLSMVKQIRMYALAFKAKEGK; from the coding sequence ATGTCAATTAATGAATTACAAGACGAAGTGATTGCAGAGTTCAGTGACTTCGATGACTGGATGGATCGGTATCAACTACTTATTGATTTGGGAAATGAGCAGGAACCGCTTGAAGAAAAATATAAGACGGAACAGAATCTGATTGAAGGATGTCAAAGCAGAGTATGGCTTCAAGCGGACGAGGTAGACGGTAAGATTGTTTTTAAGGCGGAAAGTGATGCTTTGATTGTAAAAGGAATTATTGCCTTGCTGATAAAAGTCCTTTCAGGACACACTCCTGATGAAATCTTGAATACTGATCTTTATTTTATAGATAAGATAGGGTTGAAAGAACATCTGTCACCTACACGTAGCAATGGGTTGTTGTCCATGGTCAAACAAATACGAATGTATGCATTGGCATTCAAAGCAAAAGAGGGGAAGTGA
- a CDS encoding phosphate acyltransferase, producing MEPIQSFAQLTAHLKKLNHRKRIAVVCANDPNTEYAITRALEEGIAEFLMIGDSAILEKYPTLKQYPEYIKIIHIEDSDEAAREAVRIVREGGADILMKGIINTDNLLHAILDKEKGLLPKGKILTHLAVMEIPTYHKLLFFSDAAVIPRPTLQQRIEMIWYAICTCRHFGIEQPRIALIHCTEKVSAKFPHSLDYVNIVELAEAGEFGNVIIDGPLDVRTACEQASGDIKGIVSPINGQADVLIFPNIESGNAFYKSVSLFAQAEMAGLLQGPICPVVLPSRSDSGLSKYYSMAMACLQVSGDCECRKQINQVPNNS from the coding sequence ATGGAACCTATTCAAAGTTTTGCCCAATTGACGGCTCATCTCAAAAAACTAAATCATAGAAAACGGATTGCCGTAGTCTGTGCCAATGATCCTAACACGGAATATGCTATTACCCGCGCATTGGAAGAAGGAATTGCGGAGTTTCTGATGATCGGAGATTCGGCTATTCTGGAAAAATATCCTACACTCAAACAATATCCCGAATACATAAAAATCATCCATATAGAAGATTCGGACGAGGCAGCACGCGAAGCGGTACGCATTGTCCGTGAGGGAGGAGCAGATATTCTGATGAAAGGAATTATTAATACGGACAACCTGTTGCACGCTATACTTGATAAAGAAAAAGGATTGCTTCCGAAAGGGAAAATTCTTACGCATCTGGCGGTAATGGAAATTCCAACGTATCACAAATTGCTTTTCTTCTCGGATGCTGCCGTTATTCCGCGTCCCACTTTGCAACAACGTATAGAAATGATCTGGTATGCTATATGCACGTGCCGCCACTTCGGTATTGAACAACCACGTATCGCCTTAATCCACTGTACGGAAAAAGTAAGCGCCAAGTTTCCCCACTCACTGGATTATGTAAATATCGTGGAACTTGCCGAAGCCGGAGAGTTCGGAAATGTAATTATTGACGGCCCGCTGGATGTACGTACCGCCTGCGAGCAGGCAAGCGGCGATATTAAAGGTATTGTATCTCCTATCAACGGACAAGCGGATGTGCTGATATTCCCCAATATAGAATCGGGTAATGCATTCTACAAATCTGTGTCCCTGTTTGCACAGGCAGAAATGGCGGGTTTATTGCAAGGACCGATCTGCCCAGTGGTACTTCCGTCTCGTAGTGACTCCGGCTTGTCCAAATATTATAGCATGGCAATGGCTTGCCTGCAAGTCTCAGGAGACTGTGAATGCAGAAAACAAATAAATCAAGTCCCCAATAATTCATAA
- a CDS encoding glycoside hydrolase family 16 protein, which produces MKQFKNLFFVSLILLCWLFVSCKTTKVPEGWSLVWKENFNQKKNFDSKVWSKIPRGKSDWNNYMTDFDSCYAMREGKLVLRGIVNQVQPNDTAPYLTGGVYTKGKKAFINGRIEICAKLNAAKGAWPAIWMLPEKAAWPSGGEIDIMERLNNDSIAYQTVHSHYTYTLGITENPKSHSTGPIYPDRYNVYAVEMYPDSLSFYINDMHTFTYPRIQTKEEGQYPFNQPFYLLIDMQLGGSWVGAVGPEDLPVEMEVDWVHFYQRKSKK; this is translated from the coding sequence ATGAAACAGTTTAAAAATCTATTTTTTGTTAGCTTAATCCTCCTTTGTTGGCTGTTCGTTTCGTGCAAGACGACGAAGGTTCCTGAAGGTTGGTCCTTGGTCTGGAAAGAAAACTTTAATCAAAAAAAGAATTTTGATTCAAAGGTATGGAGTAAGATTCCACGAGGAAAGTCGGATTGGAATAATTACATGACTGACTTTGATTCTTGTTATGCAATGCGTGAAGGCAAACTGGTGTTGAGAGGTATCGTCAATCAGGTTCAGCCCAATGACACGGCTCCTTATTTGACGGGCGGTGTTTATACAAAAGGCAAGAAAGCTTTTATAAACGGACGTATTGAAATTTGTGCCAAGTTGAATGCTGCGAAAGGGGCATGGCCGGCTATCTGGATGTTACCTGAAAAAGCGGCATGGCCGTCCGGTGGCGAAATTGATATTATGGAACGTTTGAATAACGATTCAATTGCTTATCAGACTGTTCATTCTCATTATACCTACACATTGGGCATCACAGAAAATCCAAAGTCTCATTCCACGGGACCTATTTATCCTGATCGGTACAATGTTTACGCAGTAGAAATGTATCCGGACAGCCTTTCATTTTATATCAATGATATGCATACGTTTACCTATCCTCGCATACAAACAAAAGAAGAAGGGCAATACCCTTTTAATCAGCCTTTTTACCTGCTGATTGATATGCAATTGGGAGGCTCGTGGGTCGGAGCGGTCGGTCCTGAAGATCTTCCGGTAGAAATGGAAGTGGACTGGGTACATTTTTATCAACGGAAGTCAAAAAAATAA
- a CDS encoding M20 family metallopeptidase, producing MKKKIMIVLVSAFLLLSAFSCGGGNKANSTSEQNEKIVVNVPQFDADSAYLYVKNQVDFGPRVPNTKGHVACGNYLAKQLKDFGAQVTDQYADLIAYNGTLLKARNIIGSYKPESKKRIALFAHWDTRPWADNDPDEKNHKTPILGANDGASGVGALLEIARLVNQRQPELGIDIIFLDAEDYGTHDQNNEESWCLGAQYWARNPHVQGYNARFGILLDMVGGENTVFLKESYSERFAPDINKKVWKAAKKLGYGKMFIDEDGGGVTDDHLFINRLARIKTIDIIASDPEGGFTPTWHTINDNMEHIDRNTLKAVGQTVLEVIYNEK from the coding sequence ATGAAAAAGAAAATTATGATAGTATTGGTAAGTGCCTTTTTGTTATTATCAGCATTCTCCTGCGGAGGTGGCAATAAGGCAAATAGTACAAGTGAACAAAACGAAAAGATAGTTGTGAATGTACCACAGTTTGATGCAGATAGTGCTTATCTGTATGTAAAGAATCAAGTAGATTTTGGTCCTCGTGTTCCTAATACAAAGGGGCATGTAGCTTGTGGAAATTATCTGGCTAAGCAATTAAAAGATTTCGGTGCGCAGGTGACCGATCAGTATGCCGATCTGATTGCTTATAACGGTACTTTGTTGAAAGCGCGAAATATTATCGGTTCTTATAAGCCGGAAAGTAAAAAAAGAATCGCTTTATTTGCCCACTGGGATACACGTCCGTGGGCCGATAACGATCCTGACGAAAAGAATCACAAGACTCCGATTCTGGGAGCGAATGATGGTGCAAGCGGAGTAGGAGCTCTGTTGGAAATAGCCCGTTTGGTCAATCAACGGCAGCCGGAACTTGGTATTGACATTATTTTTCTTGATGCCGAAGATTATGGTACACATGACCAGAATAATGAAGAATCATGGTGTCTGGGTGCACAATACTGGGCGCGTAACCCTCATGTACAGGGATATAATGCTCGTTTTGGTATCCTGCTTGATATGGTAGGTGGCGAAAATACGGTTTTCCTGAAAGAATCATATTCTGAGAGATTTGCGCCGGATATAAATAAAAAGGTGTGGAAAGCAGCCAAGAAATTGGGATATGGCAAAATGTTCATTGATGAAGACGGAGGAGGGGTGACGGATGACCATTTGTTTATCAACCGCCTGGCACGTATTAAAACGATCGATATTATTGCTTCCGATCCGGAAGGTGGTTTTACCCCGACCTGGCATACTATCAATGATAATATGGAGCATATAGACAGGAATACACTGAAGGCGGTCGGGCAGACTGTATTGGAAGTAATCTACAATGAAAAATAA
- a CDS encoding S66 peptidase family protein, with protein sequence MDIQFPPFLQKGDKVVIVSPSSKIDKQFLKGAKKRIESWGVKVVMGKHAGGSSGRYAGTISQRLKDLQDAMDDPKVKAILSSRGGYGAVHLIDKIDFTAFREYPKWLLGFSDITALHNLFQKNGYASLHSLMARHLAVEPEDDPCTNYLKDILFGNLPSYTCEKHKLNKQGSTQGVLRGGNMAVAYGLRGTPYDIPAEGTVLFIEDVSERPHAIERMMYNLKLGGVLEKLSGLIVGQFTEYEEDCSLGKELYAALADLVKEYDYPVCFNFPVGHVTHNLPLINGAKVEFTVGKKNVELKFIC encoded by the coding sequence ATGGATATTCAATTTCCTCCTTTTTTGCAGAAAGGTGATAAAGTAGTTATCGTATCGCCCTCCAGTAAGATAGACAAACAATTCCTGAAAGGTGCCAAGAAACGGATTGAATCATGGGGGGTGAAAGTTGTTATGGGAAAGCACGCCGGAGGTTCATCCGGGCGATATGCCGGCACGATCAGCCAACGTCTGAAAGATTTGCAGGATGCAATGGATGATCCGAAAGTGAAAGCTATCCTTAGTAGTCGTGGAGGATATGGAGCTGTACATCTGATAGATAAGATTGATTTTACGGCATTTCGTGAATATCCGAAATGGTTGTTGGGCTTCAGTGATATTACTGCATTGCACAATCTGTTTCAGAAAAACGGATATGCTTCGTTGCATTCGTTAATGGCACGTCATCTTGCGGTAGAGCCGGAGGATGATCCGTGTACAAACTATTTGAAAGATATCCTGTTCGGAAACTTGCCTTCTTATACTTGTGAGAAACATAAGTTGAATAAGCAGGGCAGTACGCAGGGGGTTCTTCGTGGGGGGAATATGGCGGTAGCTTACGGTTTGCGCGGTACTCCTTATGATATTCCGGCAGAAGGAACTGTGCTGTTTATCGAAGATGTCAGCGAACGACCTCATGCCATTGAACGCATGATGTATAATCTAAAATTGGGCGGTGTACTTGAAAAATTATCTGGACTGATTGTCGGACAGTTTACGGAATATGAAGAAGATTGTTCGCTGGGCAAAGAGTTGTATGCTGCTCTGGCGGATTTGGTAAAAGAGTATGATTACCCCGTTTGCTTTAATTTTCCTGTAGGGCATGTTACTCATAATTTGCCGCTTATAAACGGAGCAAAAGTAGAGTTTACGGTTGGAAAGAAAAATGTAGAATTAAAGTTTATTTGTTAA
- a CDS encoding RagB/SusD family nutrient uptake outer membrane protein: MIKKFIYIFTAISGILAGVSSCSLDIPPADQYSDPDAITNVSTARSLLTSAYLLYPHYEYELSILGDDFCQTSITGKDMSQKNLYLWQDNSITSFAETIWLEYYNTIASCNTLLERVDNIVLENASEESAKAAIISECKALKALCYFNLLRLFAPAYDKDPQADGIVLKERLGLEFPKRSSIEDCVSAIRTLLTEAADTENAPEKNGWLSQTAVYYLLAELELYAGQYGQAAIYAEKILEQATDDMFTVAGYKRLWETASCKGRIFAFYTAKSYYADIQFNETSGDYFALNPQIVYGEEDIRKTYNVYPFEMEGEQRNLLGKYNKVNKDSESIQYINIMRYAGAYFIATEAYSRMVGKEDVAIRKLNEYLAACQATTLDEGLTGNALLQAIHLEKMKEFAGEGILYFDLKRLHSGSLSRLAKWGSSEDVKIESSDYRWCFPIPRSEYKYNENMTQNEGWPLNR, translated from the coding sequence ATGATAAAGAAATTCATCTATATATTTACTGCCATATCAGGAATTTTAGCGGGAGTATCGTCTTGTTCACTTGATATTCCTCCTGCTGACCAGTATTCGGATCCTGATGCTATTACTAATGTTTCCACGGCCCGTTCGCTCCTGACATCTGCTTATTTACTATATCCGCACTATGAATATGAACTTTCTATCTTAGGTGATGACTTTTGTCAAACGTCTATTACAGGAAAGGATATGAGTCAGAAGAATCTTTATTTGTGGCAGGATAACTCTATAACTTCTTTTGCGGAGACTATCTGGCTGGAATATTATAATACAATTGCTTCTTGCAATACTTTGCTTGAACGGGTGGATAATATCGTATTGGAGAATGCTTCGGAGGAGAGTGCAAAAGCAGCTATAATAAGTGAGTGCAAAGCATTGAAGGCTCTTTGTTATTTCAATTTGCTAAGGTTGTTTGCACCAGCTTATGACAAAGATCCGCAAGCTGATGGCATTGTTTTGAAAGAACGTTTGGGACTTGAATTTCCAAAACGTTCTTCTATTGAAGATTGTGTATCTGCTATCCGTACATTGTTGACAGAGGCGGCCGATACGGAGAATGCTCCGGAAAAAAATGGGTGGTTATCTCAAACAGCGGTTTATTATTTGCTTGCTGAACTGGAATTATATGCAGGACAATATGGACAGGCTGCGATTTATGCAGAGAAAATATTAGAGCAGGCAACAGATGATATGTTTACTGTTGCGGGATATAAACGTTTGTGGGAAACTGCTTCTTGCAAGGGGCGTATCTTTGCGTTTTATACAGCAAAGAGTTATTATGCGGACATTCAGTTTAATGAAACAAGTGGTGATTATTTCGCTTTGAATCCTCAGATTGTTTATGGGGAGGAAGATATACGGAAGACATACAATGTTTATCCTTTTGAAATGGAAGGAGAACAAAGGAATTTGCTAGGTAAATATAATAAAGTAAATAAGGATTCAGAAAGTATACAATATATAAATATAATGCGTTATGCCGGAGCTTATTTCATAGCTACCGAGGCTTATAGTCGGATGGTGGGTAAAGAAGATGTCGCAATTCGGAAATTGAATGAATATTTGGCAGCTTGTCAAGCCACGACTCTTGATGAGGGACTGACAGGTAATGCACTGCTGCAGGCTATTCATCTGGAAAAAATGAAAGAATTTGCGGGTGAAGGTATACTGTATTTTGATTTGAAACGTTTACATTCTGGAAGCCTTTCCCGGTTAGCGAAATGGGGGAGCAGTGAAGATGTAAAAATTGAGAGTAGCGATTATCGCTGGTGTTTTCCTATTCCTCGTTCTGAATATAAATATAATGAGAATATGACTCAAAATGAGGGGTGGCCTCTGAATAGATAA
- a CDS encoding SusC/RagA family TonB-linked outer membrane protein, with the protein MKNYVKRVILFWFCMVFYMLVQAQVRENRITGHVYDSQNLPLAGVNIKVKNTPYGTVSNEKGEFVLAGKWEQGVSIEFSFIGMRRKTITYKGQTKLEVTLADDTNNMDEVVVTAKANINEIDIRARSGVVQEVDMRRINSKPMIDMGLALQGSVPGLIVTNTGELGSAPEIRIRGNSSLRRGNTTNEPLYVMDGKVISSETFYNLNPQDIKEIKVLKDAAACALYGIKAANGVLEITSQRGISGQTMVTYTLDMGITTRGRRGISMMNSVEKLELERRLQNVETPGYRYSADYYNKYHADDPNLPQLIAAGQQKLDELKNINTDWFHELIRNSLYQKHNVSIRGGSEETTYYVSANYTQQGGRLPGNDKRRMSLRMNMDQKLGHIGYALLSVNGGYAKTNTPNGTTSDPTQLVYELNPYETKDSGELVSYPGRTYNDLMNQYSQEDAAKTAGISGSLILNPLPGLDVAAVAGLDFLLDETEQFTPSTAYSEMTTGVPEIQRGIYSKSKNTTTNVSTNVRVTYNNVYAGKHNLTLGANIDYYLTQLDNVSITGYGVGTIKSAAAINQSIQGTRKAEVGALKDKNAQLGFGAVVGYTFDNIYDLYGTYKTDASSILPSDKRWNSAWAVGIGWTPSYYEFLSDNPVLTRLNLKASYGYTANLNGVSVSSTVATFAYSTNSYEDQRPLDLMGLYNKDLKPEQTKSIDAGINIGLFDRITLEASWYNRRTEQALLDVPIPSSTGYTTLKRNIGILENRGFEFGVNMKVLDTNDWLLSLRGNIAYNRNKVIDLYYADRIYTSEEALLPDYEVGKSYDMIYGPSSLGINPLTGYPVFLVKGNKEKQASEALTAEDVVALGHSTPPYSGSFGLSLSYKSFDLDMDFYYVHGGIHQFNYSYVRDKDDSNKNAVAGQTDKMWFKPGDEGKVYPTPFYTSAVAEDNLSQYPNSLTVGKSDYLKLSMVSLRYRVPPHFLRKTLPFVKYATLAFQGSNLFTWTSYKESDPESGTLAGSMQPIYTFNMSLTF; encoded by the coding sequence ATGAAAAATTATGTGAAAAGAGTAATCCTGTTCTGGTTTTGTATGGTTTTCTATATGTTAGTACAAGCTCAAGTGAGGGAAAACCGAATAACCGGACACGTATATGATTCTCAGAACTTGCCTTTGGCTGGTGTAAACATTAAAGTAAAAAATACTCCTTATGGGACAGTCTCCAATGAAAAAGGAGAGTTTGTGCTAGCAGGTAAATGGGAGCAAGGTGTATCAATTGAATTTTCGTTTATTGGTATGCGGCGTAAAACTATCACTTATAAAGGTCAGACTAAGCTGGAAGTAACTTTGGCGGACGACACTAATAATATGGATGAGGTTGTTGTGACTGCTAAAGCCAATATTAACGAGATAGATATTCGTGCTCGTTCCGGTGTAGTGCAAGAAGTCGATATGCGGCGTATTAATAGTAAGCCGATGATTGATATGGGCTTGGCTTTGCAGGGATCTGTACCGGGGCTGATTGTAACAAATACAGGAGAACTGGGTTCTGCTCCTGAGATACGCATCAGGGGAAATTCCTCTTTACGAAGGGGAAACACAACCAATGAGCCACTGTATGTAATGGATGGAAAGGTCATAAGCTCGGAAACTTTTTATAATCTGAACCCTCAAGATATTAAAGAAATCAAGGTACTTAAAGATGCGGCTGCTTGTGCTTTATATGGTATAAAAGCTGCTAATGGGGTACTGGAAATAACTTCCCAGCGTGGAATTAGCGGACAAACAATGGTTACCTATACTTTGGATATGGGTATAACTACTCGTGGCCGTCGGGGAATTTCTATGATGAATTCTGTAGAAAAGCTGGAACTGGAACGTCGTTTGCAAAATGTAGAAACTCCCGGTTACCGATATAGTGCAGATTATTATAATAAATATCATGCTGATGATCCGAATTTGCCACAACTGATAGCGGCAGGACAACAAAAACTGGATGAATTGAAGAATATTAATACCGACTGGTTCCATGAACTTATCCGGAATAGTCTTTATCAGAAACATAATGTCAGTATTCGTGGAGGAAGTGAAGAGACAACCTATTATGTTTCTGCTAACTATACTCAACAGGGAGGGCGTTTGCCGGGTAATGATAAACGGCGTATGAGTTTGCGCATGAATATGGACCAGAAATTGGGACATATCGGTTATGCATTGCTAAGTGTAAATGGGGGATATGCTAAGACAAATACACCGAATGGTACAACCTCGGACCCTACTCAACTGGTTTATGAACTGAATCCTTATGAAACAAAAGATAGTGGCGAATTAGTTTCTTATCCGGGACGTACCTACAATGATTTGATGAATCAGTACAGTCAGGAAGATGCGGCAAAGACAGCCGGTATTAGTGGCAGTTTGATTTTGAACCCATTACCTGGACTGGATGTGGCGGCAGTGGCCGGCCTGGATTTTTTGCTGGACGAGACAGAACAATTTACTCCTTCTACTGCATATTCGGAAATGACAACGGGAGTTCCTGAGATTCAACGTGGTATTTATTCAAAATCAAAGAATACGACAACCAATGTTTCTACTAATGTTCGTGTGACTTATAATAATGTATATGCAGGGAAACATAATCTGACGTTAGGTGCTAATATAGATTATTACCTGACGCAGTTGGATAATGTTTCTATTACCGGTTATGGGGTTGGAACTATAAAATCTGCGGCTGCTATCAATCAATCTATTCAAGGAACGCGTAAAGCTGAAGTGGGGGCGTTGAAAGATAAAAATGCCCAGTTGGGATTTGGTGCTGTTGTCGGGTATACTTTTGATAATATTTATGACCTTTATGGTACTTATAAGACTGACGCTTCCTCTATTTTGCCTTCCGACAAACGCTGGAACAGTGCTTGGGCAGTGGGGATTGGTTGGACTCCTAGTTATTATGAATTTCTGTCGGATAACCCCGTTTTAACCCGTCTGAACCTAAAAGCTTCTTATGGATATACTGCCAATTTGAATGGCGTCTCTGTCTCTTCAACAGTAGCCACTTTTGCTTATTCTACTAACAGTTATGAAGACCAGCGTCCACTTGACTTAATGGGGCTTTATAATAAAGATCTGAAACCGGAACAGACTAAGTCTATTGATGCAGGAATTAATATAGGTCTGTTTGATCGTATCACTTTAGAGGCGAGTTGGTACAACCGTCGTACCGAACAAGCGTTGTTGGATGTTCCGATTCCGTCTTCTACTGGATATACTACATTGAAACGTAATATAGGAATACTTGAGAATAGAGGTTTCGAATTTGGAGTGAATATGAAAGTGTTGGATACAAACGATTGGTTGCTTAGTTTGCGGGGGAATATAGCTTATAACCGTAACAAAGTTATTGATCTTTATTATGCTGATAGAATATATACCTCTGAAGAAGCATTGCTTCCTGATTATGAGGTGGGTAAGTCGTATGATATGATTTACGGACCTTCTTCTCTGGGGATTAATCCTTTGACTGGTTATCCTGTTTTTCTGGTGAAAGGTAATAAGGAAAAACAAGCAAGTGAAGCATTGACTGCTGAAGATGTGGTAGCATTGGGTCATTCTACGCCTCCATATAGCGGAAGTTTTGGACTATCGCTTTCTTATAAATCATTCGATTTGGATATGGATTTCTATTATGTACACGGTGGTATCCACCAATTTAACTATTCGTATGTGCGTGATAAAGATGATTCAAATAAAAATGCTGTTGCTGGACAAACAGATAAAATGTGGTTTAAACCGGGAGATGAAGGTAAAGTTTATCCGACTCCTTTTTACACATCTGCTGTAGCAGAAGACAATTTAAGCCAATACCCGAACTCGTTGACAGTAGGTAAGAGTGATTATTTGAAGCTCTCTATGGTTTCTCTTCGTTACCGAGTGCCACCTCATTTCTTAAGAAAGACATTACCGTTTGTAAAGTATGCGACGCTTGCTTTTCAGGGTTCTAATTTGTTTACGTGGACCTCATATAAGGAATCGGATCCGGAAAGTGGTACATTGGCGGGTAGTATGCAGCCTATTTATACATTCAATATGAGTCTGACTTTTTAA
- the buk gene encoding butyrate kinase has translation MKILVINPGSTSTKIAVYENETPLLVRNISHTVEELSVYSQVVDQFEFRKNLVLQELEANKIPFDFDAVIGRGGLVKPIPGGVYEVNEAMKRDTVHAMRTHACNLGGLIADKLASSLPNCRAFIADPGVVDELEDIARITGSPLMPKITIWHALNQKAIARRFAREQGTQYEDLDLIICHLGGGISIAVHRHGRAIDANNALDGEGPFSPERAGTLPAGQLIDLCFSGQFTKDELKKRISGRAGLTAHLGTTDVPVIIKSIEEGDKKAEFVLDAMIYNVAKAIGGAATVLCGKIDAILLTGGIAYSDYVISRLKKRISFLAPIHIYPGENEMESLAFNALGALKGELPIQIYK, from the coding sequence ATGAAAATTCTAGTTATCAATCCCGGCTCCACTTCGACGAAGATTGCAGTATATGAAAATGAAACTCCGCTACTGGTCCGTAATATCAGCCATACAGTAGAAGAATTATCCGTTTATTCACAAGTGGTAGACCAGTTTGAATTTCGGAAGAATCTGGTACTCCAGGAGTTGGAAGCCAATAAGATACCTTTTGACTTTGATGCAGTCATCGGACGCGGAGGACTGGTAAAACCGATACCGGGTGGAGTATATGAGGTAAATGAAGCCATGAAACGTGATACGGTACACGCCATGCGCACTCATGCCTGTAACCTTGGAGGATTAATTGCAGACAAACTTGCTTCTTCCTTACCCAATTGTCGTGCTTTCATTGCCGATCCGGGAGTAGTGGATGAACTGGAAGATATAGCCCGTATCACAGGCTCACCGTTAATGCCCAAAATTACAATTTGGCATGCCTTGAACCAGAAAGCAATAGCACGCCGCTTCGCCAGAGAGCAGGGAACACAATACGAAGACCTTGATTTAATCATCTGCCATTTGGGAGGTGGTATTTCTATTGCAGTTCACCGCCATGGACGGGCTATTGATGCAAACAATGCGTTGGACGGCGAAGGCCCTTTCTCGCCGGAACGTGCAGGTACACTGCCTGCCGGTCAACTTATCGACCTTTGTTTTAGCGGACAGTTCACCAAAGATGAATTGAAGAAGCGTATTTCCGGACGTGCGGGACTGACAGCTCACTTGGGTACTACCGATGTACCTGTGATTATCAAATCCATAGAAGAAGGAGACAAAAAAGCGGAGTTCGTATTGGACGCCATGATTTATAACGTAGCAAAAGCAATAGGTGGCGCCGCTACTGTACTTTGTGGGAAGATAGATGCTATTCTCCTGACAGGAGGGATTGCTTACTCCGATTATGTCATTTCACGACTCAAAAAACGTATTTCTTTTTTAGCTCCGATCCATATTTATCCCGGAGAAAACGAAATGGAATCATTGGCTTTCAATGCGCTAGGGGCATTGAAAGGAGAACTTCCGATACAAATTTATAAATAA